One segment of Solanum lycopersicum chromosome 1, SLM_r2.1 DNA contains the following:
- the AT3 gene encoding AT3 protein, translated as MVMAKLDIEIQTRKILKPSAPTPDNLRRLKISLFDQLARSAYVSIVFNYLPSSSSSYDDDKLEKSLAETLTKFYPFAGRLAKDDPFSIDCNDEGVEYVRTKVNADDLAQFLGKDDDDIESSLIDLLPIKDVELSSPSSPLFGVQVNVFNNGGVSIGIQISHFLADAFTLATFVNEWAHTNTLSSMPQDNNDLHKFGDLSSLFPPKMLQLPSFDPNTSSTTTTVPSYKNVTKRFVFDASAIESLKKTIKDDSSMMRKPTRLVVVMSLLWKVLARISSAKNGNSRDSCFGFVISFRGKVSCIPSTEHVLGTFSIPEIANMEGDVARKDELNGFVKLVGNRIGETFAAIDKASKVDDIYSLTLNNQIKVIEKFVQRDKMDFYGTTSWCKLPWYETDFGWGKPFWVTPVSFRIYEQTTLMDTKDGDGIEIIVTMKENDMTEFERDPHILSSTSKLTFG; from the coding sequence ATGGTAATGGCGAAGTTAGATATTGAAATTCAGACAAGGAAAATATTGAAACCCTCAGCTCCTACACCAGATAATCTTCGGAGACTGAAGATTTCCTTGTTTGATCAGCTGGCTCGTTCTGCATATGTATCAATCGTCTTCAACTACTTGCCGAGCAGCAGTTCATCATATGATGATGATAAGCTTGAAAAATCATTGGCGGAGACGCTAACCAAGTTTTACCCTTTTGCTGGAAGATTAGCAAAAGATGATCCATTCTCCATCGACTGCAATGATGAAGGTGTTGAATATGTTCGAACCAAAGTCAATGCAGACGATCTTGCTCAATTTCTGGGTAAAGACGATGATGATATTGAGTCGTCTTTGATTGATCTTCTTCCAATAAAAGATGTTGAGCTATCATCGCCATCAAGTCCGTTATTTGGTGTCCAAGTGAACGTATTTaataatggaggagtaagcatAGGGatacaaatttcacatttcctAGCTGATGCTTTCACTTTAGCTACATTTGTAAATGAATGGGCGCACACTAACACGTTGTCGTCGATGCCTCAAGATAATAATGACCTCCACAAGTTTGGTGACTTATCATCCCTGTTTCCACCAAAAATGCTACAGTTGCCATCCTTTGATCCCAACACTAGTAGTACTACTACCACTGTCCCTAGCTATAAGAATGTGACAAAGAGGTTTGTCTTTGATGCTTCGGCAATAGAAAGCCTCAAAAAAACAATCAAAGATGATTCAAGTATGATGAGGAAGCCTACAAGACTGGTGGTCGTTATGTCCTTATTATGGAAGGTTCTGGCACGCATATCTTCCGCCAAAAATGGAAATTCAAGGGACTCGTGTTTCGGATTTGTTATTAGTTTCAGGGGGAAAGTGTCATGTATTCCGTCTACAGAACATGTTCTAGGGACTTTTTCAATACCAGAAATTGCTAATATGGAGGGCGATGTGGCAAGAAAGGATGAGTTGAATGGTTTCGTAAAGTTGGTAGGGAATAGAATAGGGGAGACATTTGCAGCCATTGATAAGGCGTCAAAAGTTGATGATATTTACTCTCTAACTCTTAACAATCAGATAAAAGTTATTGAAAAATTTGTACAAAGAGACAAGATGGACTTTTATGGCACCACTAGTTGGTGCAAATTACCTTGGTATGAAACTGACTTTGGTTGGGGAAAACCATTCTGGGTGACCCCTGTTTCCTTCCGTATTTATGAACAAACTACTCTGATGGACACAAAAGATGGTGATGGAATAGAAATAATTGTTACTATGAAGGAAAATGACATGACTGAATTTGAGAGAGACCCTCACATTTTGTCCTCCACTTCCAAACTAACCTTTGGATAA
- the LOC101265869 gene encoding uncharacterized protein, producing the protein MSANSSSSYKIRSLVTLLHQYYRVRFDATSSQLHGIVPTTRITCRGSASPGLRFISSGEYRIPNKKDRVKNEASKVPPVEPPPSKPNLFVWAKCLLGSILSIFLPFWKENWDSIRRIEGKVEKVAEEVEEAAEVVAMVANKTENVMAVVAVKLPENSLLKEAAVAIENASAVVAKDAQFTCNFIHKVEDVKQDLKDLEKMVEPFTEKVEEHK; encoded by the exons ATGTCTGCaaattcttcatcttcatacaAAATCCGGAGTCTTGTTACGTTGCTTCACCAGTACTATAGAGTTCGCTTTGATGCTACATCCTCTCAGTTACATGGCATAGTTCCAACAACTAGGATCACTTGTCGTGGTTCAGCAAGTCCAGGATTACGGTTTATCAGTTCAGGAGAGTATCGAATTCCCAATAAGAAGGATCG GGTAAAAAATGAAGCAAGCAAGGTTCCTCCGGTTGAGCCACCTCCTTCTAAGCCCAATTTATTTGTTTG GGCAAAATGTCTTTTGGGATCCATACTTTCAATATTCCTCCCATTTTGGAAGGAAAATTGGGATAGCATTCGAAGAATTGAAG GAAAGGTAGAGAAGGTGGCGGAAGAGGTGGAAGAAGCAGCGGAGGTAGTAGCGATGGTGGCGAATAAAACGGAAAATGTAATGGCAGTGGTTGCCGTTAAGCTGCCTGAAAATAGTTTACTCAAAGAAGCAGCTGTAGCAATTGAAAATGCATCTGCTGTGGTTGCTAAAGATGCTCAATTTACTTGTAATTTCATTCACAAG GTTGAAGATGTGAAGCAAGACTTGAAGGACTTGGAGAAAATGGTTGAACCTTTTACTGAAAAAGTGGAAGAACACAAATGA
- the LOC101268152 gene encoding RING-H2 finger protein ATL54-like, with amino-acid sequence MSFHIDRKLISESLVNPTSKTCSSYYCNPQVYHSIVCPLQCFNTCPRICLLPEFEPSPPSSPPPTPPNFTPKVTLSHSPNKHTVSILLILLISVLGIAIYILCAYAIHKFRNSRTSSQPEQQVGGGGEEEFSDIQTVGLQQSVISAITIHKYKKGEGLIQGTECSVCLSEFQEDETLRILPNCNHAFHIPCIDTWLESHINCPMCRADIVIKIPNTAAFIEQNA; translated from the coding sequence ATGTCCTTCCATATTGATCGAAAGCTGATCTCTGAATCTCTTGTTAATCCAACCAGCAAAACTTGTAGCAGCTATTATTGCAACCCACAGGTGTATCATTCTATAGTTTGTCCGCTTCAATGTTTTAATACTTGCCCGCGTATTTGTCTGCTTCCAGAATTCGAACCCtcaccaccatcatcaccaccaccaacacCACCAAATTTCACACCAAAAGTTACTCTTTCGCATTCTCCAAATAAACACACTGTTTCCATCCTCTTGATCCTTCTAATTTCAGTCTTGGGCATTGCTATCTACATATTATGTGCCTACGCCATTCACAAATTCCGCAACTCAAGAACTTCTTCACAACCGGAGCAACAAgtaggaggaggaggagaagaagaGTTTAGTGATATTCAAACAGTGGGTCTTCAGCAATCAGTAATAAGCGCCATCACAATCCACAAGTATAAAAAAGGTGAAGGGCTAATTCAAGGAACAGAGTGCTCTGTTTGCTTGAGTGAGTTTCAAGAAGACGAAACTCTTAGGATTTTGCCAAACTGTAACCATGCTTTTCACATACCTTGCATTGACACTTGGCTCGAATCACACATCAATTGTCCCATGTGCCGTGCCGACATTGTCATCAAAATTCCCAACACTGCAGCTTTCATTGAGCAAAACGCGTGA
- the LOC101268519 gene encoding RING-H2 finger protein ATL54-like, with amino-acid sequence MVFHDRKLIFESLDNSTGKTCNSYYCNPKENLSPICPISCMYICYPICSFPLFSEIEPPLPPNFFTPKVPVSQSPHKPIISMSLIILFSVLATSFFLFCCFVVYRIRKARILSRPQEPVEEEEEEFGDIVDEDIHGPMVDHPIWYIRTVGLQPSIISAITICKYKTEEGIIEGTDCSVCLCEFQEDETLRILPNCNHAFHIPCIDTWLRSHTNCPTCRAGIVIAPAADPSFPEQISGRRHEEEAHSGNSENGTELSLDMENEGESLELRSMDMSGNSKEDVGNGTNEGVLLSEFSASRRSTSFESLSTASTLTCTSVSQSCEMSARMKNLCLDRAMQEHQMIRRSQSAVLLR; translated from the exons ATGGTGTTCCATGATCGAAAGCTCATCTTTGAATCACTTGATAATTCTACTGGTAAAACTTGTAACAGTTATTATTGTAACCCAAAAGAGAATCTTTCTCCAATTTGTCCAATTTCATGTATGTATATTTGTTACCCAATTTGTAGTTTTCCCCTGTTTTCTGAAATCGAACCACCATTGCCACCAAACTTTTTCACCCCCAAAGTTCCTGTTTCTCAGTCTCCACATAAACCCATTATTTCTATGTCCTTGATTATTCTGTTTTCTGTCTTGGCTacttctttcttccttttttgtTGCTTCGTGGTTTACAGAATTCGCAAAGCAAGAATTTTGTCACGACCGCAGGAaccagttgaagaagaagaagaagagtttgGTGATATCGTTGATGAAGATATTCATGGACCTATGGTGGATCACCCTATATGGTATATTAGAACAGTGGGTCTTCAACCATCAATCATCAGTGCCATCACGATTTGCAAGTATAAAACAGAGGAAGGAATAATTGAAGGAACAGATTGCTCTGTTTGCTTGTGTGAGTTTCAAGAAGATGAAACTCTTAGGATTTTGCCAAACTGTAACCATGCTTTTCACATACCTTGTATTGACACTTGGCTTAGATCACATACCAATTGTCCCACGTGCCGTGCCGGCATTGTCATTGCCCCAGCTGCTGATCCATCTTTCCCTGAACAG ATTTCAGGGcggagacatgaagaagaagctCATTCGGGAAATTCAGAGAATGGCACAGAATTATCTCTTGACATGGAAAACGAAGGCGAGTCATTAGAACTACGTAGTATGGATATGAGTGGAAATTCCAAGGAAGATGTGGGGAATGGTACTAATGAAGGAGTACTGTTAAGTGAATTTAGTGCGTCAAGGAGATCAACATCATTTGAATCTTTATCTACAGCTTCAACATTAACTTGTACTTCAGTATCACAGAGTTGTGAGATGTCAGCACGAATGAAAAATCTTTGTTTGGACAGAGCAATGCAAGAACATCAAATGATAAGAAGAAGCCAGAGTGCTGTTCTTCTTCGGTGA
- the LOC101245298 gene encoding calmodulin, with amino-acid sequence MADALTEDQISEFRQAFWVIDKDCDGVIRIEELASVIQSLHENPTREEMQEMMNEVDPDGDGTIDFEDFLNIMAKKLKDNVTEELKEAFKVFDRDQDGFISANELRNVMMNLGERLTEEEAQQMIREADLDGDGLVSYEEFVKIMII; translated from the exons ATGGCTGATGCATTAACAGAAGACCAAATTTCCGAGTTTCGTCAAGCCTTTTGGGTTATCGACAAGGATTGTGATG GAGTAATAAGAATAGAGGAACTTGCGTCAGTAATTCAATCTTTACATGAAAACCCAACAAGGGAAGAGATGCAAGAAATGATGAACGAAGTGGATCCTGATGGTGATGGTACTattgattttgaagattttttgaATATCATGGCTAAAAAGCTCAAG GACAATGTAACGGAGGAGCTAAAAGAAGCATTCAAAGTATTTGATCGCGATCAAGATGGATTTATTTCTGCTAATGAG TTAAGAAATGTGATGATGAATTTGGGGGAAAGATTGACAGAGGAAGAAGCCCAACAGATGATTAGAGAGGCAGATCTTGATGGAGATGGACTCGTAAGCTATGAAGAATTTGTTAAAATCATGATTATTTAG
- the LOC101267941 gene encoding 2-oxoglutarate-dependent dioxygenase 19-like, which yields MKSVKLVSELPNLKAVPCNYYVDNHLKYSSPSIIDTNHDDSLIPIIDFSLLSSKDPYQHSKVIQQLGRACQQWGFFMVVNHGIEESLMKELIGVIKEFFLMGEEDKWRYKGEKVFDPIKYGTSFNCTSNHDITTTSYWRDYLKLSLHPQLHCPDQPNNFREVLGEYGEKSRKVARKLLSGISESLGLEEELMNKSLDLDSGYEVLVANYYPACPQPELVMGLPPHSDFGLLTFLIQNDVGGLQIQHNGKWININPIPNAILVNTGDHLEIFTNGKYKSVLHRAVVNKMERISIGIANCPAMNATVSPAASPLIQNERFPPLYLPKKYSEYVEMQQTNPLDGKSCLDKIKINSPPLK from the exons ATGAAAAGCGTGAAATTAGTATCTGAGTTGCCCAATTTAAAAGCAGTACCTTGTAATTACTATGTTGATAATCATCTTAAATATTCATCACCATCCATTATTGACACTAATCATGATGATTCATTAATCCCCATCATTGATTTTTCCCTCCTTTCCTCAAAAGACCCTTATCAACACTCTAAAGTCATTCAACAACTTGGTAGAGCTTGTCAACAATGGGGATTTTTCATG GTTGTGAACCATGGTATAGAAGAAAGTTTGATGAAGGAGTTGATTGGGGTGATAAAAGAATTTTTCTTAATGGGAGAGGAGGACAAATGGAGATACAAAGGGGAAAAAGTGTTTGATCCAATAAAGTATGGAACTAGCTTTAATTGTACTTCTAATCACGACATCACTACTACTTCTTATTGGAGAGATTACCTTAAACTCTCTCTTCATCCTCAACTTCATTGCCCCGACCAACCCAATAACTtcag AGAAGTTTTGGGTGAGTATGGTGAGAAATCGAGAAAAGTGGCAAGAAAATTACTATCAGGAATATCGGAAAGCTTAGGATTGGAAGAAGAGTTGATGAATAAATCCCTTGATCTGGACTCGGGTTACGAGGTGCTTGTTGCAAATTATTATCCAGCATGTCCACAGCCCGAACTTGTAATGGGCCTTCCACCCCATTCTGATTTTGGACTGTTAACTTTTCTTATACAAAATGATGTTGGAGGATTACAAATACAACACAATGGAAAATGGATCAACATCAATCCCATTCCCAACGCTATTTTGGTTAACACTGGCGATCACCTCGAG ATATTTACGAATGGAAAGTACAAGAGTGTTTTGCACAGAGCGGTAGTGAACAAAATGGAAAGGATATCCATAGGAATTGCAAATTGCCCTGCTATGAATGCCACAGTGAGTCCAGCTGCTTCACCTCTAATCCAAAATGAGAGGTTTCCACCACTTTATCTACCCAAGAAATACAGTGAATACGTGGAGATGCAGCAGACAAATCCACTTGATGGAAAGTCATGTTTGGACAAAATCAAGATTAATTCACCaccattaaaataa
- the LOC101260084 gene encoding 2-oxoglutarate-dependent dioxygenase 19-like codes for MEATAPLVVKPSNVKELAESPDLRCIPYNYVYDSSNSSATNDIDDSDSIPIVDFSLLTSHDSHQRSTAIHHLTKACQGWGFFMVVNHGIPENLMKSVIDCTHEFFNLPEEEKHKFTGKHVLDPIRYGTSFNTSTENVFFWRDFLKVFVHPHFHSPTKPQTYRGIMSEYSEKLREVTRKLLGGISESLGLEESYLEKDLELESGLQIFVGNYYPPCPQPELAMGMPPHSDQGLLTLLIHNQVGGLQVQHQGKWINVKALPNYSLLVNTGDHLEIFSNGKYKSNMHRAVVNNKVTRISVVVAHGPSLDTIVKPASPLMEKENSPSANYIPMKYKDYLEMQQSSRIYGKSCLEKVKIQRS; via the exons ATGGAAGCTACAGCTCCACTTGTGGTTAAACCATCCAATGTCAAAGAGCTTGCTGAATCTCCTGATTTGCGTTGCATACCTTACAATTATGTTTATGACTCTTCCAATTCCTCTGCTACAAATGATATTGATGATTCAGATTCAATCCCCATTGTTGATTTTTCTCTACTCACCTCTCATGATTCTCATCAACGTTCTACAGCCATCCACCACCTCACCAAAGCTTGTCAAGGTTGGGGCTTCTTCATG GTAGTGAACCACGGCATACCAGAAAATCTGATGAAGTCAGTGATTGATTGCACTCATGAATTTTTCAATTTACCAGAGGAAGAAAAACACAAGTTTACTGGGAAGCATGTGTTGGATCCTATAAGATATGGGACAAGTTTCAATACTAGTACAGAAAATGTCTTCTTTTGGAGAGATTTTCTCAAGGTCTTTGTCCATCCTCATTTTCACTCTCCCACCAAACCACAAACCTACAG GGGTATTATGTCGGAGTATAGTGAGAAACTCCGGGAAGTGACAAGAAAGTTACTAGGAGGCATATCTGAAAGTTTAGGGCTTGAAGAAAGTTACTTGGAGAAAGATTTAGAGTTGGAATCAGGGCTTCAAATCTTCGTTGGAAATTACTATCCACCTTGTCCTCAACCTGAACTAGCAATGGGTATGCCACCTCATTCAGATCAAGGCCTTTTAACACTTCTCATTCATAACCAAGTTGGAGGTCTCCAGGTTCAACATCAAGGCAAATGGATTAACGTCAAGGCCCTTCCTAACTACTCTCTCTTGGTTAATACCGGCGATCATCTCGAG ATATTTAGTAATGGGAAGTACAAGAGCAACATGCATAGAGCAGTGGTGAACAACAAAGTAACAAGGATATCAGTAGTGGTAGCTCATGGTCCATCATTAGACACAATTGTAAAGCCAGCTTCTCCATTGATGGAAAAAGAGAACAGCCCATCAGCTAATTATATTCCAATGAAGTACAAGGATTACTTGGAGATGCAACAAAGCAGCCGAATTTATGGAAAGTCCTGCTTGGAAAAAGTTAAAATCCAAAGGAGCTGA